The following proteins are co-located in the Silene latifolia isolate original U9 population chromosome 1, ASM4854445v1, whole genome shotgun sequence genome:
- the LOC141601793 gene encoding uncharacterized protein LOC141601793 isoform X3 codes for MRGKGFNLRDFHYAVSRLPFDSYSPAFIEDSCLLCDLDISCLPSHELLHSTDGKDIDKKIVLISSCVLANMDSNIRKCLLDAADRCVSVEFVFLEQNSNQLIDVSESINKFRGQICDLENCSFNAYLPDIQVFNGLVKRWVGELKTDDTVQLQAHLVFQKSIVGSINEILCKLHNATNFIMDGFSPSKVDETLQNKESWRSWIDQCPVSSAVYLNVTERTSLASLSEGVIVGKPLIVIASVSMEADTTDESDKWQLNNTIFQGLCRGLYSLNQGLVCWTSCNIETMRETTFHYYYVLQPSDNGLMLLRRLAVAEEILPFPDLNESNSSVTEEIDNKIQLCLQEMELRDYNPVQHIGGFHHKINQLVHESLQSGPVNSDISITGSETTCHDCPAAQSSLAANVHTPVTRAHENDSEIVDLTQEWEQLVDESTPKMNPRPCRPSPEKCLSEEWEQLIVGGGSKAFILVPPEPNMDKPSTSPTVTHKTLDTRTSKILERLGNPKQMKTKVTITPPTAAASLAGSRLDSGNQGLMTTSYLLKPTFQRLKRKQR; via the exons ATGAG GGGGAAAGGCTTCAACCTGCGAGATTTCCATTATGCTGTCAGCCGCTTGCCATTTGATTCCTATTCCCCAGCCTTTATCGAAGATTCCTGCCTGCTCTGTG ATTTAGACATTTCGTGCCTCCCGAGTCATGAGCTGCTTCACTCTACTGATGGCAAAGATATCGATAAGAAAATTGTCCTGATAAGCTCATGTGTTCTGGCAAATATGGACTCAAACATCAGAAAGTGTCTCCTG GATGCTGCTGATAGATGTGTATCTGTGGAGTTTGTGTTCCTTGAGCAAAATTCAAATCAACTTATCGATGTCTCTGAAAGTATAAACAAATTCAGAGGACAAATATGTGATCTTGAAAACTGCTCTTTTAATGCATATCTTCCGG ATATACAGGTATTCAATGGCCTGGTCAAAAGATGGGTAGGAGAGTTGAAAACAGATGATACAGTGCAGTTGCAGGCTCATTTGGTGTTTCAGAAGAGCATCGTCGGTTCCATCAATGAAATACTTTGCAAGTTGCATAATGCCACAAATTTCATAATGGATGGATTCAGTCCATCTAAG GTTGATGAGACATTACAGAACAAGGAATCTTGGAGAAGTTGGATAGATCAATGCCCTGTGTCTTCTGCTGTTTACTTGAACGTGACTGAGAGGACTAGTTTGGCTTCTCTGAGTGAAG GTGTAATTGTTGGTAAACCTTTAATCGTCATTGCTTCAGTTAGTATGGAGGCAGACACAACGGACGAAAGCGATAAATGGCAACTGAATAATACTA TTTTCCAGGGGCTTTGTCGTGGACTCTACTCTCTGAACCAAGGGTTGGTGTGCTGGACATCTTGCAACATAGAGACTATGAGAGAAACTACATTTCATTACTATTATGTTCTTCAACCATCGGATAATGGGCTGATGCTGCTTAGG AGGCTTGCTGTAGCAGAAGAAATCTTACCGTTTCCTGATCTAAATGAAAGCAATTCTTCAGTTACTGAGGAGATTGATAACAAAATTCAACTATGTCTACAAGAG ATGGAACTAAGAGACTACAATCCAGTGCAACACATTGGAGGCTTTCATCATAAGATCAACCAACTTGTTCATGAAAGCTTACAATCTGG GCCGGTTAACTCAGATATTTCGATCACAGGCTCAGAAACTACTTGCCATGACTGCCCAGCAGCACAGTCCAGTTTGGCAGCGAATGTTCATACTCCAGTAACTCGGGCCCATGAAAATGACTccgaaattgtggatcttacgcAAGAATGGGAACAGCTGGTTGATGAGAGTACACCAAAGATGAATCCAAGGCCATGTCGGCCCAGCCCGGAGAAATGTTTATCTGAAGAATGGGAACAACTCATTGTTGGAGGCGGTAGCAAGGCATTTATTCTGGTGCCACCTGAGCCCAATATGGATAAACCAAGTACTTCTCCTACCGTAACTCACAAGACACTTGATACGAGAACTTCAAAAATACTAGAGAGGCTGGGAAAccctaaacagatgaaaactaagGTAACAATAACACCACCTACTGCTGCAGCAAGTTTGGCAGGGAGCCGTCTAGATTCTGGAAATCAAGGTTTGATGACCACAAGCTACTTACTGAAACCGACTTTTCAAAGACTGAAGAGAAAACAAAGGTGA
- the LOC141601793 gene encoding uncharacterized protein LOC141601793 isoform X2 produces MVLLFFALHLRTLSPPLLSHVKQCLLELANLYALSPPTPNSKRRKFDSAIDDLIGLCYFQPSANSSSDELKVAYSPRGKGFNLRDFHYAVSRLPFDSYSPAFIEDSCLLCDLDISCLPSHELLHSTDGKDIDKKIVLISSCVLANMDSNIRKCLLDAADRCVSVEFVFLEQNSNQLIDVSESINKFRGQICDLENCSFNAYLPDIQVFNGLVKRWVGELKTDDTVQLQAHLVFQKSIVGSINEILCKLHNATNFIMDGFSPSKVDETLQNKESWRSWIDQCPVSSAVYLNVTERTSLASLSEVFQGLCRGLYSLNQGLVCWTSCNIETMRETTFHYYYVLQPSDNGLMLLRRLAVAEEILPFPDLNESNSSVTEEIDNKIQLCLQEMELRDYNPVQHIGGFHHKINQLVHESLQSGPVNSDISITGSETTCHDCPAAQSSLAANVHTPVTRAHENDSEIVDLTQEWEQLVDESTPKMNPRPCRPSPEKCLSEEWEQLIVGGGSKAFILVPPEPNMDKPSTSPTVTHKTLDTRTSKILERLGNPKQMKTKVTITPPTAAASLAGSRLDSGNQGLMTTSYLLKPTFQRLKRKQR; encoded by the exons ATGGTGCTGTTATTTTTCGCCTTACATCTGCGTACTCTATCTCCTCCATTGCTATCTCATGTCAAGCAA TGTTTGCTGGAGCTTGCGAATTTATACGCATTATCTCCGCCTACGCCGAATTCGAAGCGCCGTAAATTTGATTCTGCAATTGATGATTTGATCGGATTATGCTACTTTCAACCTTCCGCGAATTCTTCGTCTGATGAG CTTAAGGTTGCATACTCTCCCAGGGGGAAAGGCTTCAACCTGCGAGATTTCCATTATGCTGTCAGCCGCTTGCCATTTGATTCCTATTCCCCAGCCTTTATCGAAGATTCCTGCCTGCTCTGTG ATTTAGACATTTCGTGCCTCCCGAGTCATGAGCTGCTTCACTCTACTGATGGCAAAGATATCGATAAGAAAATTGTCCTGATAAGCTCATGTGTTCTGGCAAATATGGACTCAAACATCAGAAAGTGTCTCCTG GATGCTGCTGATAGATGTGTATCTGTGGAGTTTGTGTTCCTTGAGCAAAATTCAAATCAACTTATCGATGTCTCTGAAAGTATAAACAAATTCAGAGGACAAATATGTGATCTTGAAAACTGCTCTTTTAATGCATATCTTCCGG ATATACAGGTATTCAATGGCCTGGTCAAAAGATGGGTAGGAGAGTTGAAAACAGATGATACAGTGCAGTTGCAGGCTCATTTGGTGTTTCAGAAGAGCATCGTCGGTTCCATCAATGAAATACTTTGCAAGTTGCATAATGCCACAAATTTCATAATGGATGGATTCAGTCCATCTAAG GTTGATGAGACATTACAGAACAAGGAATCTTGGAGAAGTTGGATAGATCAATGCCCTGTGTCTTCTGCTGTTTACTTGAACGTGACTGAGAGGACTAGTTTGGCTTCTCTGAGTGAAG TTTTCCAGGGGCTTTGTCGTGGACTCTACTCTCTGAACCAAGGGTTGGTGTGCTGGACATCTTGCAACATAGAGACTATGAGAGAAACTACATTTCATTACTATTATGTTCTTCAACCATCGGATAATGGGCTGATGCTGCTTAGG AGGCTTGCTGTAGCAGAAGAAATCTTACCGTTTCCTGATCTAAATGAAAGCAATTCTTCAGTTACTGAGGAGATTGATAACAAAATTCAACTATGTCTACAAGAG ATGGAACTAAGAGACTACAATCCAGTGCAACACATTGGAGGCTTTCATCATAAGATCAACCAACTTGTTCATGAAAGCTTACAATCTGG GCCGGTTAACTCAGATATTTCGATCACAGGCTCAGAAACTACTTGCCATGACTGCCCAGCAGCACAGTCCAGTTTGGCAGCGAATGTTCATACTCCAGTAACTCGGGCCCATGAAAATGACTccgaaattgtggatcttacgcAAGAATGGGAACAGCTGGTTGATGAGAGTACACCAAAGATGAATCCAAGGCCATGTCGGCCCAGCCCGGAGAAATGTTTATCTGAAGAATGGGAACAACTCATTGTTGGAGGCGGTAGCAAGGCATTTATTCTGGTGCCACCTGAGCCCAATATGGATAAACCAAGTACTTCTCCTACCGTAACTCACAAGACACTTGATACGAGAACTTCAAAAATACTAGAGAGGCTGGGAAAccctaaacagatgaaaactaagGTAACAATAACACCACCTACTGCTGCAGCAAGTTTGGCAGGGAGCCGTCTAGATTCTGGAAATCAAGGTTTGATGACCACAAGCTACTTACTGAAACCGACTTTTCAAAGACTGAAGAGAAAACAAAGGTGA
- the LOC141601793 gene encoding uncharacterized protein LOC141601793 isoform X1 — protein MVLLFFALHLRTLSPPLLSHVKQCLLELANLYALSPPTPNSKRRKFDSAIDDLIGLCYFQPSANSSSDELKVAYSPRGKGFNLRDFHYAVSRLPFDSYSPAFIEDSCLLCDLDISCLPSHELLHSTDGKDIDKKIVLISSCVLANMDSNIRKCLLDAADRCVSVEFVFLEQNSNQLIDVSESINKFRGQICDLENCSFNAYLPDIQVFNGLVKRWVGELKTDDTVQLQAHLVFQKSIVGSINEILCKLHNATNFIMDGFSPSKVDETLQNKESWRSWIDQCPVSSAVYLNVTERTSLASLSEGVIVGKPLIVIASVSMEADTTDESDKWQLNNTIFQGLCRGLYSLNQGLVCWTSCNIETMRETTFHYYYVLQPSDNGLMLLRRLAVAEEILPFPDLNESNSSVTEEIDNKIQLCLQEMELRDYNPVQHIGGFHHKINQLVHESLQSGPVNSDISITGSETTCHDCPAAQSSLAANVHTPVTRAHENDSEIVDLTQEWEQLVDESTPKMNPRPCRPSPEKCLSEEWEQLIVGGGSKAFILVPPEPNMDKPSTSPTVTHKTLDTRTSKILERLGNPKQMKTKVTITPPTAAASLAGSRLDSGNQGLMTTSYLLKPTFQRLKRKQR, from the exons ATGGTGCTGTTATTTTTCGCCTTACATCTGCGTACTCTATCTCCTCCATTGCTATCTCATGTCAAGCAA TGTTTGCTGGAGCTTGCGAATTTATACGCATTATCTCCGCCTACGCCGAATTCGAAGCGCCGTAAATTTGATTCTGCAATTGATGATTTGATCGGATTATGCTACTTTCAACCTTCCGCGAATTCTTCGTCTGATGAG CTTAAGGTTGCATACTCTCCCAGGGGGAAAGGCTTCAACCTGCGAGATTTCCATTATGCTGTCAGCCGCTTGCCATTTGATTCCTATTCCCCAGCCTTTATCGAAGATTCCTGCCTGCTCTGTG ATTTAGACATTTCGTGCCTCCCGAGTCATGAGCTGCTTCACTCTACTGATGGCAAAGATATCGATAAGAAAATTGTCCTGATAAGCTCATGTGTTCTGGCAAATATGGACTCAAACATCAGAAAGTGTCTCCTG GATGCTGCTGATAGATGTGTATCTGTGGAGTTTGTGTTCCTTGAGCAAAATTCAAATCAACTTATCGATGTCTCTGAAAGTATAAACAAATTCAGAGGACAAATATGTGATCTTGAAAACTGCTCTTTTAATGCATATCTTCCGG ATATACAGGTATTCAATGGCCTGGTCAAAAGATGGGTAGGAGAGTTGAAAACAGATGATACAGTGCAGTTGCAGGCTCATTTGGTGTTTCAGAAGAGCATCGTCGGTTCCATCAATGAAATACTTTGCAAGTTGCATAATGCCACAAATTTCATAATGGATGGATTCAGTCCATCTAAG GTTGATGAGACATTACAGAACAAGGAATCTTGGAGAAGTTGGATAGATCAATGCCCTGTGTCTTCTGCTGTTTACTTGAACGTGACTGAGAGGACTAGTTTGGCTTCTCTGAGTGAAG GTGTAATTGTTGGTAAACCTTTAATCGTCATTGCTTCAGTTAGTATGGAGGCAGACACAACGGACGAAAGCGATAAATGGCAACTGAATAATACTA TTTTCCAGGGGCTTTGTCGTGGACTCTACTCTCTGAACCAAGGGTTGGTGTGCTGGACATCTTGCAACATAGAGACTATGAGAGAAACTACATTTCATTACTATTATGTTCTTCAACCATCGGATAATGGGCTGATGCTGCTTAGG AGGCTTGCTGTAGCAGAAGAAATCTTACCGTTTCCTGATCTAAATGAAAGCAATTCTTCAGTTACTGAGGAGATTGATAACAAAATTCAACTATGTCTACAAGAG ATGGAACTAAGAGACTACAATCCAGTGCAACACATTGGAGGCTTTCATCATAAGATCAACCAACTTGTTCATGAAAGCTTACAATCTGG GCCGGTTAACTCAGATATTTCGATCACAGGCTCAGAAACTACTTGCCATGACTGCCCAGCAGCACAGTCCAGTTTGGCAGCGAATGTTCATACTCCAGTAACTCGGGCCCATGAAAATGACTccgaaattgtggatcttacgcAAGAATGGGAACAGCTGGTTGATGAGAGTACACCAAAGATGAATCCAAGGCCATGTCGGCCCAGCCCGGAGAAATGTTTATCTGAAGAATGGGAACAACTCATTGTTGGAGGCGGTAGCAAGGCATTTATTCTGGTGCCACCTGAGCCCAATATGGATAAACCAAGTACTTCTCCTACCGTAACTCACAAGACACTTGATACGAGAACTTCAAAAATACTAGAGAGGCTGGGAAAccctaaacagatgaaaactaagGTAACAATAACACCACCTACTGCTGCAGCAAGTTTGGCAGGGAGCCGTCTAGATTCTGGAAATCAAGGTTTGATGACCACAAGCTACTTACTGAAACCGACTTTTCAAAGACTGAAGAGAAAACAAAGGTGA
- the LOC141601793 gene encoding uncharacterized protein LOC141601793 isoform X4: MVLLFFALHLRTLSPPLLSHVKQCLLELANLYALSPPTPNSKRRKFDSAIDDLIGLCYFQPSANSSSDELKVAYSPRGKGFNLRDFHYAVSRLPFDSYSPAFIEDSCLLCDLDISCLPSHELLHSTDGKDIDKKIVLISSCVLANMDSNIRKCLLDAADRCVSVEFVFLEQNSNQLIDVSESINKFRGQICDLENCSFNAYLPDIQVFNGLVKRWVGELKTDDTVQLQAHLVFQKSIVGSINEILCKLHNATNFIMDGFSPSKVDETLQNKESWRSWIDQCPVSSAVYLNVTERTSLASLSEGVIVGKPLIVIASVSMEADTTDESDKWQLNNTIFQGLCRGLYSLNQGLVCWTSCNIETMRETTFHYYYVLQPSDNGLMLLRRLAVAEEILPFPDLNESNSSVTEEIDNKIQLCLQEAG, translated from the exons ATGGTGCTGTTATTTTTCGCCTTACATCTGCGTACTCTATCTCCTCCATTGCTATCTCATGTCAAGCAA TGTTTGCTGGAGCTTGCGAATTTATACGCATTATCTCCGCCTACGCCGAATTCGAAGCGCCGTAAATTTGATTCTGCAATTGATGATTTGATCGGATTATGCTACTTTCAACCTTCCGCGAATTCTTCGTCTGATGAG CTTAAGGTTGCATACTCTCCCAGGGGGAAAGGCTTCAACCTGCGAGATTTCCATTATGCTGTCAGCCGCTTGCCATTTGATTCCTATTCCCCAGCCTTTATCGAAGATTCCTGCCTGCTCTGTG ATTTAGACATTTCGTGCCTCCCGAGTCATGAGCTGCTTCACTCTACTGATGGCAAAGATATCGATAAGAAAATTGTCCTGATAAGCTCATGTGTTCTGGCAAATATGGACTCAAACATCAGAAAGTGTCTCCTG GATGCTGCTGATAGATGTGTATCTGTGGAGTTTGTGTTCCTTGAGCAAAATTCAAATCAACTTATCGATGTCTCTGAAAGTATAAACAAATTCAGAGGACAAATATGTGATCTTGAAAACTGCTCTTTTAATGCATATCTTCCGG ATATACAGGTATTCAATGGCCTGGTCAAAAGATGGGTAGGAGAGTTGAAAACAGATGATACAGTGCAGTTGCAGGCTCATTTGGTGTTTCAGAAGAGCATCGTCGGTTCCATCAATGAAATACTTTGCAAGTTGCATAATGCCACAAATTTCATAATGGATGGATTCAGTCCATCTAAG GTTGATGAGACATTACAGAACAAGGAATCTTGGAGAAGTTGGATAGATCAATGCCCTGTGTCTTCTGCTGTTTACTTGAACGTGACTGAGAGGACTAGTTTGGCTTCTCTGAGTGAAG GTGTAATTGTTGGTAAACCTTTAATCGTCATTGCTTCAGTTAGTATGGAGGCAGACACAACGGACGAAAGCGATAAATGGCAACTGAATAATACTA TTTTCCAGGGGCTTTGTCGTGGACTCTACTCTCTGAACCAAGGGTTGGTGTGCTGGACATCTTGCAACATAGAGACTATGAGAGAAACTACATTTCATTACTATTATGTTCTTCAACCATCGGATAATGGGCTGATGCTGCTTAGG AGGCTTGCTGTAGCAGAAGAAATCTTACCGTTTCCTGATCTAAATGAAAGCAATTCTTCAGTTACTGAGGAGATTGATAACAAAATTCAACTATGTCTACAAGAG GCCGGTTAA
- the LOC141601802 gene encoding uncharacterized protein LOC141601802 yields MVKLLLSCFYTLCLALALFCTISESRKKGEIMMKSAVYHSPEFEMQPGSVVNRFYYNIDFPRGHIGIKSFNAEVVDDTGEAVPLHNTYLHHWVVVRYYQRVSTQDNSLNQSVDAIFVRNSGVCHNLGQYFGLGSETRRTETRVPDPYAIQVGNPADIPPGYEERWMLNVHAIDTRGAVDKLGCTECKCSLYNVTIDEFDRPISPDYEGGLYCCYDKTQCKVKRGFEHSPRKLYLRYTVNWFDWNESLLPVRIYIFDITDTLRTSEDSTEVRHECKIEYEVQPCDSSVMPNDRCTDNKRFSFSMPEGGYVIYGAAHQHSGGIGSALYREDGRVVCASIPIYGNGEEAGNEAGYIVGMSTCYPKPGSLVINTGEALVLESNYSSSRKHTGVMGLFYILVADQLPRQTNFGDALLSKVEGIHMDLSGFVVLFVGIVAVGISAFTVRRRNRAVDGYEPVSM; encoded by the exons ATGGTTAAGCTTCTACTATCATGCTTCTACACTCTGTGTTTAGCTCTAGCTTTGTTCTGTACGATCTCAGAATCTCGTAAAAAAGGTGAAATCATGATGAAATCTGCTGTTTATCACTCACCTGAATTTGAAATGCAACCTGGATCTGTTGTGAACAGATTCTACTACAACATAGACTTTCCTAGGGGTCACATTGGTATAAAGAGTTTCAATGCCGAAGTAGTTGATGACACTGGAGAAGCTGTTCCTCTCCACAACACGTATCTCCACCATTGGGTGGTTGTGCGATATTATCAGCGTGTAAGTACGCAAGACAACAGTCTTAACCAGTCAGTAGATGCTATATTTGTAAGAAATTCTGGAGTATGTCATAATCTTGGACAATATTTTGGGCTGGGTTCCGAGACCAGAAGAACTGAAACCCGTGTCCCAGATCCCTATGCAATCCAGGTTGGTAATCCTGCTGACATACCACCAGGGTATGAAGAGAGGTGGATGCTTAATGTTCATGCGATTGATACCAGGGGTGCGGTAGATAAGTTGGGGTGCACCGAATGCAAGTGTAGTCTTTACAATGTTACAATAGATGAATTTGACAGACCTATTAGTCCTGATTATGAAGGAGGCTTGTATTGCTGCTATGATAAAACACAGTGTAAGGTTAAGAGAGGCTTTGAACACTCTCCAAGGAAGCTATATCTTAGGTATACAGTGAACTGGTTCGATTGGAATGAATCTCTACTTCCTGTTAGAATCTATATCTTTGATATTACTGATACTTTGAGGACATCTGAAGATTCTACGGAAGTAAGGCATGAATGCAAG ATTGAGTATGAGGTTCAGCCTTGCGACTCATCTGTGATGCCTAATGATAGATGCACTGACAACAAGCGGTTTAGCTTCAGTATGCCAGAAGGTGGCTATGTAATCTATGGCGCTGCCCATCAGCATTCGGGAGGAATTGGATCAGCCCTGTACAGAGAG GATGGACGTGTTGTTTGCGCATCAATTCCAATCTATGGAAACGGAGAGGAAGCTGGAAATGAGGCTGGATATATTGTTGGAATGTCAACCTGCTATCCTAAGCCGGGCTCTCTTGTGATAAACACAGGAGAGGCCCTGGTTCTAGAATCCAACTACAGCAGTTCGCGCAAACATACTGGAGTAATGGGCCTTTTTTACATTCTGGTTGCTGATCAGTTGCCACGCCAAACAAACTTTGGGGATGCTCTCCTTTCT AAAGTAGAGGGAATACATATGGACCTTTCAGGTTTTGTAGTGCTTTTCGTGGGTATTGTGGCTGTTGGGATTTCAGCTTTTACTGTCCGGAGGAGGAATAGAGCTGTGGATGGGTACGAGCCTGTGTCGATGTGA